The stretch of DNA AAGTGGGTTTGTCTTTCCAAAACACCAACACATATTCACCTAGATTCTTTCTTTTAGGTTAGTGtcacttcctcttctctttgatGGGATGGGTACAGAGTATGACAGAGCAGCTGAGGGTGGCTTATGTGACAATAATCACAATTATCATATCAGTATCaccatggaaattaaaaacaaaaaaagcttagGGTCTTGTAATAGTATTTACTGCATTGAAACGTTCATCTCCTTTTAATAACAAGAGgtcaattattttattaagaacaAATAATCACTTCCATCTGTTCAAAATCAACATGGCATAATAGCAAAATATCCAAATGAACTGAGTAATCATAATGTTCCAGATGCTTCTGGTAAGAGATACTTTCGATTTTTGGAAACTCACAGTTTACTCATCAGAGAATGTGGATGAGTAGTATGCTATGAATTTACAATTATATACTTTCTGTGCTTTTAGTTATCGAGGCTATGGGGCACATTTTCTAGTAAATAGAGGAAAACTATGGCTTTATGGAATCCTGGGAAATATGTCATTACAAATAACCATGTTTTTAAGTAAGTTGAGAATTGAAACCCTCATTAATGGAGTTCctcttttggctcagtgggttaggaatccaactagtatccatgaggatgcgggtttaatccctgatcctgctcagtgggttaaggatctggtgtttctgtgaggtgtggtgtagactggcagctgcagctatgattcaacccctagcctggcaacttcaatataccacaggtgcagccctaaaatgcaaaataaaaaacaaaaaagaagaaagcctcATTATCTTTCTTTTGACTAAATCTTTcttaactgaattttaaatgcCTATCTTACTAAACATGATTGATTTACTCACTGGGCTATTCGTGGGTGTGGGAATATTTCCCTTTTGCTAAATATTTAAGTAATTCCACAATACTGAACTTtcttagtgtttttgtttttctgcctcgTGTCAAATTCCTAGcaaacactgttttgttttgttttttcatggtgTTCCTACTTGTAACAAGCCATCCCTTCTTTATAACAAAATACTTTTCTAACTTATTAGGTTTGGAAGTCTGTATttgttaaaattatgaaaaagttgAGCCAGTCATTGCCAAGGAAGAAACATTGGATTTCTTCAGTCAATATTATGCATAAGCTTTGGTGGACACTATCATATTCATTTGGTCTTAAAAAACCCTAACCTTTTTTTCGCTATGCTTACTTCCTGAGGAAAGGCAATTCTATAAAGTAGCATATCAATAGAACAGAAGCAATTCTTTAGTACTGGCTGTTGCTCACAAGAAGTACTTTGGTGTGGCAGCTTTTATATTGCTTAAAAGTAGAAGCATATTTGGTAAGTGAATGATgatctttgttttatttgatgGGCTTTGTTTGCTTAAACAACATCAGGTTCAATATTaagctttaagaaaaattttagcaATAGCTTTATTCCCACTGCCACCATGAAATGGCAGACTGGGTTAGCTTGGGTGGCAAGAATACCCATTTCTTAGATCACTACATCTTCTTCCTACCTTCCTGAAACAGTGGGTAAAATGCATGGTCAGTGGAGTGATAGGATCAGGTCACAGCCAGAAGAATTGCATATAGAGAGGGTCCTGCGTTGTTGTATTTTGTGGTTGCTTACCTATTACTAAGGGTAAGTTGCCTAGGtttttgttaaggaaaaaaatgagcatcCACTACACCCAAAGCCTGGGATCTCTTTGCTGGATTAAAACTAAAATACCACCAGATTAGCCTACCTGGTATTAGACTACAAGCCTAAATTTCTCATTAATGacaaaaaaatctagaaagaagAGGCTGCATCTCTTATTGCCAGTCTAAAATCTGGTTAAACTCAGAAGTAGCTGCATATATTTACCAAAGTAGATGTTTGGGGGAAGGATTCACAGATTTCTGAGtttcataaaaaatagaaataacactAACAGGTTGAGATTTTGGTTCAAATATGTGACACACTTCATATATTTACTAAAGTAGATGTTTGGGGGAAGGATTCATGGATTTCTGAGTTTCATAAAACATAGAAATAACACTAACAGGTTGAGATTTTGGTTTCAGATATGTGACACACTTCATATGATTTCGATGTTGCTAATTTTCAGATCATCACTCTTTCCCTAGCTTGgtttatgaaacaaaaaaatgaggcAATAAACATATTATAATGCAATTTCTTAAGGACAGTGACCatatgatgatttttaaagcAGTGATAGAACTCTGATTTAATTCTATTTGGAGTAAttacaatttctttatttttttcatagctataataagaaagaaagtgaagaaatggaacaGCAAATTACACCAGGGTGTCAGAATTTGTTCTCACTGGCCTATCCCAGACTCGGGAGGTGCAACTGGTCCTGTTTGTTATATTTCTGTCCTTCTATTTGTTCATCCTTCCAGGAAATATTCTTATTATTTGCACCATCAGGCTTGACCCCCATCTGACCTCACCCATGTATTTCCTGTTGGCTAATCTGGCCTTCCTTGACATTTGGTACTCCTCCATCACAGCCCCTAAAATGCTCGTAGACTTCTTTGTGGAAAGGAAGATCATTTCCTTTGGGGGGTGCATTGCTCAGCTCTTCTTCCTGCATTTTGTTGGGGCCTCAGAGATGTTTCTGCTCACAGTGATGGCCTTTGATCGCTATGCTGCTATCTGCCGCCCCCTCCACTATGCTTCCATCATGAACCGACGTCTCTGCTGTATTCTGGTGGCTTTCTCCTGGATGGGGGGCTTCATTCACTCTATAATCCAGGTGGCTCTCATTGTTCGACTTCCCTTCTGTGGGCCCAATGAGTTAGATAGTTACTTCTGTGACATAACGCAGGTTGTCCGGATTGCCTGTGCCAACACCTTCCCGGAGGAGTTAGTGATGATCTTTAGCAGCGGCTTGATCTCCGTGGTTTGTTTCATTGCTCTCCTCATGTCTTATGCCTTCCTCCTGGCCATGCTCAAGAAACACTCAGGTTCAGGTGAGAGTACGAGCCGGCCACGTCCACCTGCTACTCCCACATAACCATTGTGGTGCTAATGTTTGGGCCGTCCATTTACATTTATGCTCGCCCCTTTGACTCATTTTCCCTAGACAAAGTGGTGTCTGTGTTCCATACTGTGATATTCCCTTTACTTAATCCTATCATCTACACATTGCGAAACAAGGAAGTCAAGACAGCCATGAGGAAGCTGATCAACAGATACATTTTATGTAAAGAGAAGTAAAA from Sus scrofa isolate TJ Tabasco breed Duroc chromosome 7, Sscrofa11.1, whole genome shotgun sequence encodes:
- the LOC100156587 gene encoding LOW QUALITY PROTEIN: olfactory receptor 4M1 (The sequence of the model RefSeq protein was modified relative to this genomic sequence to represent the inferred CDS: inserted 1 base in 1 codon), with the translated sequence MIEQYKQILKGNILEIIYEDDRFSTELPTLQEECNKDNNSNNKNNNNLTNYTRVSEFVLTGLSQTREVQLVLFVIFLSFYLFILPGNILIICTIRLDPHLTSPMYFLLANLAFLDIWYSSITAPKMLVDFFVERKIISFGGCIAQLFFLHFVGASEMFLLTVMAFDRYAAICRPLHYASIMNRRLCCILVAFSWMGGFIHSIIQVALIVRLPFCGPNELDSYFCDITQVVRIACANTFPEELVMIFSSGLISVVCFIALLMSYAFLLAMLKKHSGSGESTSRXTSTCYSHITIVVLMFGPSIYIYARPFDSFSLDKVVSVFHTVIFPLLNPIIYTLRNKEVKTAMRKLINRYILCKEK